The sequence TAGAAATTTTTCAGAAGCatctaaaattttaattgatGCAGCCTCTACTTTTACTGCTACAGAAATTTTATCATATGACCAACTCATATTTTATGTTGTTATTCTTAGCATAGTAacagaataaaaaaaaaatttcctaaatattttttaaatatagttttttatatatattataaattcctttctttttttttttattctttttttatagatgACTGAAGAGAGAACAgtattgaataaaaaaattttaaataactcAATAATTTTACAAGTAACGAGTAGTGATGACGATTTGCAAAGTTATATCTCTTCTTTTTATCATTGTGATTATAGAACATTTATggaaaagataataaaaatggcTATGCGTGTTAAGAGAGATAGATATATAGGTAGGCACTATAGATATTTTATTAGAAATACTAGAGTTAGAGCATATAGACAATTTTTAGAACCCTTTAAAAGTGTTACTCTTAAAAATATGGCATATGCATTTGGTGTTAGTGAAGAATTTATTGAAAGCGAAATATCATCATTTATTGCTAATGGAAAGCTAAATTGTAAAATTGATAAAGTTAATGGATCAATTGAAAGTAATCAACCTAATGAAAGAAATACGATGTATTTGAATACAATCAAAAAGGTATTCATGacagaaaaaaagaattacaTTTTTGTTTTAGTTTATATATCTATAATTGCTCCTATTAATACATAtagattttaataaatatatatatatttgatatattaactttttattttataggGGGATATATTGCTTAATagaatacaaaaattatCTAGAGTTATTGATATGTAAAGTTATTTCAATAAATGCccaattatttttattatatctcattttttttttttttttttaatataagcaatttatatttttatttctatatttatgaaatatatatttaatcattcttattttgttattcttatatttttttggcATTTTGATTTATCATCAATTCAAATGtttagataattttttttatttaaagtatatatattttttctttttgctaaacaaaaaacaaaaatatttagttaattaaaaaaggaattattaaaacaactatatgaaaaagtataataaaaaaattaataaaatattgaaaCAGAGAatcagaaaaaaagaaaaaattatgtaaaaaaaatgtatacaAAACAAAAGCGATGAGATagaatagaataaaaaaaaaaattaatatgaaaataagaacaaaaaaaaaaaataaaataatgatatgatagaactgaaaaaaaaaaaattttatagtaagaaaatttaatgaaataaatagaagaaagttataaaaataattacatattaattttttttgaacaaGCATTTGCAATATATTGTAAATAAACAGTCtttaacaaatatatatctttataaagattaaaatgaaatttatgAATATTAATTGTACTAAATGGGTGTAGTCTAAGTggtttaaaaataatttgtaaAATTCTATTTTCTGAATCAGAATTTAAAATAGATGAATGATACTCGTTTtcaaatatatgtaaaaagcactttatattatttaatgaatattttaagaTCATTTCATTTGTTAGTTTATATAGTTTCAAACTCATTTCATAATTAACTAATGTGTCTTTTTTACCATGTATAAAATCGATTGTTAAATTTTGGAAAATTTtagttaaatatttatttttcttaaagtcactaattattttaaaaaattcttttaatgcTATCATATTGTCCCAATGAACATATGAGCATTTTTTGTTCATAACAAATGGgcttaataaataaaaaatactattttttaaaacacttTTTACTAATTTCTGTGTATTAGTAAATGGTGCAACTAATACAACTTTATTAATACTTATTTTCAGCtcatttttcaaaatatttttttttactttttttttacttttttcgttgcttaatatttcattaattgTGATCATTCTAATAGAATTCTTATTATTgaaatgattttttatttctgttTCTAGTTTGTCATAATAGTTATTGTAACTCTTACGAATATAACTGTTCTCACTATTATGaaatgataaattattatttatatcaaacCATTCATCACTGTttctaatatataatatattatctaaaattttttctttacatGTATTTcctaattttacttttttattcttctcattatttttttttttaatggattcttcatctttatttttatttgaagaatttattttatctaaaaaaatatcttgaaaagtaagtatttttttttcatcatacACATACTCGTTAATTTTTTGGTTATTatgatttaattttataaataaattatcttcattttttatttctctaATTGGTTGAGACTCCCTTTTGTCAAAAGcgattttattaatatcttcAAAAAAATCATTGTATAAACTTTTTGCTATATCTAGTAACAGTTGTAAACTTACACTACAACCTAACGAATAaccaaataaattaatag comes from Plasmodium relictum strain SGS1 genome assembly, chromosome: 9 and encodes:
- the RPN7 gene encoding 26S proteasome regulatory subunit RPN7, putative, with translation MEKDNKEENYELNKYSYPNFYLADLFYKLQLSNISINERNEALQKLLDEIEKNNMYPYYSYICEELNLNMDKDLYKKLKDKADEEMNKIEKKILESEENFDSVDTKNDLLIKANFFCKIGDKENSIKEYEEAYKKGIGIGVKLDILLTIIRISIFFNDMKNTKKYLEQAKTQMEKGGDWERKNKLKIYEALNYIMIRNFSEASKILIDAASTFTATEILSYDQLIFYVVILSIMTEERTVLNKKILNNSIILQVTSSDDDLQSYISSFYHCDYRTFMEKIIKMAMRVKRDRYIGRHYRYFIRNTRVRAYRQFLEPFKSVTLKNMAYAFGVSEEFIESEISSFIANGKLNCKIDKVNGSIESNQPNERNTMYLNTIKKGDILLNRIQKLSRVIDM